In one window of Meiothermus sp. DNA:
- the lepA gene encoding translation elongation factor 4, which translates to MQERIRNFSIIAHVDHGKSTLADRILQMTKAVSDREMREQFLDSLELERERGITIKASAVRLFYQSQAGETYTFNLIDTPGHVDFGYEVSRALAAVEGVLLVVDASQGVEAQTIANFYLAMEHEHTIIPVINKIDLPGAQPLEVALEVEEVLGIPADDCVFASGKTGQGVDEILEAIVARIPAPAGAPQNPTQALIFDSIYDAYQGVIPYVRVMDGRIKPGDTIRIWSTGKEFEVDKVGVFRPGALEPVAQLGPGEVGWITASIREIGDAQVGDTITSAQSPCQAPYPGFQPAKPVVFAGLYPTDTQDYNRLREALEKLKLNDAALSFEPETSEALGFGFRCGFLGLLHAEIVQERLEREFNLDLISTAPSVIYRVKLSDGSEIEIHNPSELPSPDKVEAIYEPYVKLTVYTPEEYVGSIMQLLQEKRGKMVNMHYIGKRVELVYQVPFGEILYDFHDRLKSISRGYASMDYEQIGYQEGELVKVSILVNEEPVDALAFIAHKDKAYGIGREIVDKLGEVIPRQQFAVPIQAAIGGKIIARATVKALRKDVLAKCYGGDITRKKKLLEKQKEGKKRMKAIGKVDVPQEAFLAVLSAGRD; encoded by the coding sequence GTGCAGGAGCGGATTAGAAATTTCTCCATCATTGCGCACGTAGACCACGGCAAGTCTACGCTGGCGGATCGGATTCTCCAGATGACCAAAGCGGTCTCGGACCGGGAGATGCGCGAGCAGTTTCTGGACTCGCTCGAGCTCGAGCGCGAACGCGGTATCACCATCAAGGCCAGCGCGGTGCGGCTTTTTTACCAGAGCCAAGCCGGCGAAACCTACACCTTCAACCTGATCGATACCCCCGGCCACGTGGACTTTGGCTACGAGGTAAGCCGAGCGCTGGCCGCCGTGGAAGGGGTGCTGTTGGTGGTGGACGCCTCCCAGGGCGTGGAGGCCCAGACCATCGCCAACTTCTACCTGGCTATGGAGCACGAGCACACCATCATCCCGGTGATCAACAAGATTGACCTGCCGGGGGCGCAGCCGCTGGAGGTGGCCCTCGAGGTAGAAGAAGTGCTGGGCATCCCCGCCGACGACTGTGTATTTGCCTCCGGCAAAACCGGCCAGGGGGTAGACGAGATTCTGGAGGCCATCGTGGCCCGCATCCCGGCCCCTGCGGGAGCGCCCCAGAACCCCACCCAGGCCCTCATCTTCGATTCCATCTACGATGCCTACCAGGGGGTCATCCCCTATGTGCGGGTGATGGACGGCCGCATCAAGCCAGGCGACACCATCCGCATCTGGTCTACCGGCAAGGAATTCGAGGTGGACAAGGTGGGGGTCTTCCGCCCAGGGGCCCTGGAACCCGTGGCGCAGCTGGGCCCCGGCGAGGTGGGCTGGATTACCGCCTCCATCCGCGAGATTGGCGACGCCCAGGTTGGCGACACCATCACCTCGGCCCAGAGCCCCTGCCAGGCTCCCTATCCGGGCTTCCAGCCGGCCAAGCCGGTGGTCTTTGCCGGCCTCTACCCCACCGACACCCAGGATTACAACCGGCTGCGCGAGGCCCTGGAAAAGCTCAAGCTCAACGACGCGGCGCTCTCCTTTGAGCCGGAGACCTCCGAGGCCCTGGGCTTTGGCTTCCGCTGTGGCTTTTTGGGCCTGTTGCACGCCGAGATTGTGCAAGAAAGGCTCGAGCGCGAGTTCAACCTCGACCTCATCTCCACTGCCCCCAGCGTGATTTACCGGGTCAAGCTCTCGGACGGCTCCGAGATCGAGATTCACAACCCCTCCGAGCTGCCCAGCCCGGACAAAGTCGAGGCCATCTACGAGCCTTACGTCAAACTTACGGTCTATACCCCCGAAGAGTACGTGGGCTCCATCATGCAGCTTTTGCAAGAAAAGCGCGGCAAAATGGTCAACATGCACTACATCGGCAAGCGGGTGGAGCTGGTTTACCAGGTGCCGTTTGGAGAAATCCTCTACGACTTTCACGACCGACTGAAGTCCATCAGCCGGGGCTATGCCTCCATGGATTATGAGCAGATCGGCTACCAGGAAGGCGAGCTGGTCAAGGTCTCCATTTTGGTCAACGAAGAACCCGTAGATGCGCTGGCCTTCATCGCCCACAAGGACAAAGCCTATGGCATTGGGCGCGAGATTGTGGACAAGCTGGGGGAGGTGATTCCCCGCCAGCAGTTTGCGGTGCCCATCCAGGCAGCCATCGGGGGCAAGATTATCGCCCGGGCCACCGTCAAGGCCCTGCGCAAAGACGTACTGGCCAAGTGCTACGGCGGCGACATCACCCGCAAGAAAAAGCTTTTGGAAAAGCAAAAAGAGGGCAAGAAGCGCATGAAGGCCATCGGCAAGGTAGACGTACCGCAGGAGGCCTTCCTGGCGGTGCTGTCGGCTGGGCGCGACTAG
- a CDS encoding type II secretion system protein, whose amino-acid sequence MLIAAVIGVAILALIAAGLRSSSDSLRFVQNSQLLTEDLRNAGNLVSDYLSTAAFIYPPGVTLTIGGAGGYTVRNPNTNNNTWRIGQDPAIALLQPPRLESGVEVVKFVMIYPVNRGWVVSRASGAENPGSDPANNDKWLLYIYERNLVVGSNRLPNGLPATIPTDISDSTGNLLADYVQPGGFVVTYSDCLGFDEAGLATLAPCPAAPAVSLRPEHSAVRVRFSLQGEIRQGGRDSRVPANPLRFEAAPRNLPKRLTDITLN is encoded by the coding sequence ATGCTGATCGCTGCTGTCATTGGCGTAGCCATCCTGGCCCTGATTGCCGCCGGGCTGCGCAGCAGCAGCGACAGCCTGCGCTTTGTACAAAACTCCCAGCTCCTCACCGAAGACCTGCGCAACGCGGGCAACCTGGTGAGCGATTATCTGTCTACGGCAGCTTTTATCTATCCTCCGGGCGTGACCCTCACCATTGGAGGCGCGGGCGGCTATACAGTGCGAAACCCCAATACCAACAACAACACCTGGCGCATTGGCCAAGACCCGGCCATTGCCCTGCTTCAGCCCCCCCGGTTGGAGAGCGGGGTAGAGGTAGTAAAGTTTGTAATGATCTACCCCGTTAACCGGGGCTGGGTGGTGAGCCGGGCCAGCGGGGCCGAGAACCCCGGCTCCGACCCCGCCAACAACGACAAGTGGTTGCTGTACATCTACGAGCGCAACCTGGTGGTGGGGAGCAACCGCTTGCCCAACGGGCTACCGGCTACCATTCCCACCGACATTTCAGACAGCACCGGCAATCTGCTGGCCGACTATGTGCAGCCGGGCGGTTTTGTGGTGACTTACAGCGACTGCCTGGGCTTCGACGAGGCGGGCCTGGCCACGCTGGCTCCTTGTCCCGCCGCCCCTGCTGTATCCCTTCGGCCGGAACACAGCGCGGTGAGGGTACGTTTTTCGCTCCAGGGTGAAATCCGCCAGGGTGGGCGAGACTCCCGTGTACCGGCCAATCCGCTGCGCTTCGAGGCGGCTCCCCGCAACCTGCCCAAGCGCTTGACCGATATAACCCTCAACTAG
- a CDS encoding amino acid ABC transporter permease: protein MMEPDSNSKESRRRNPTLPRDGFGFALAALGLAILLMLATGMVMWGVKQTMTANQFQALWADALLVLVALVPLGLLLPASRSLGQSQAARRALQSENLIAARVHSAEAHTWAWFTLGYAGALVLFLLFVLFFIANNVAVGRTFFQLELIANSFGLILQAFWVNVVIFLFAGFFSLIWGLVVAIAKLLPGKPAQPIRFIATFYTDAFLSLPSIIVIYLIGFGLPLTGIGFFRSLPLEALAVLALTLTYGAYMAEVYRAGLESIHPSQWAAARSLGLSYGQTLRFVVVPQAVRRIIPPLLNNFIGMQKDTALVNVVGVIDAFNQARIIASNDFNLSAVTTVALLFILITIPQTRLVDRLVERDRARFRQG, encoded by the coding sequence ATGATGGAGCCAGATTCAAACAGCAAAGAATCGCGGCGGCGTAATCCCACCCTGCCCAGGGATGGCTTTGGTTTTGCGCTGGCAGCGCTGGGGCTGGCTATTTTGCTGATGCTGGCTACGGGGATGGTCATGTGGGGGGTCAAACAGACCATGACCGCCAACCAGTTTCAGGCGCTATGGGCCGATGCCTTGCTGGTATTGGTGGCGCTGGTGCCTCTGGGTCTTTTGCTCCCAGCCAGCCGCAGCCTGGGGCAGTCGCAAGCAGCCCGGCGGGCCTTGCAGAGTGAAAACCTGATTGCAGCCAGGGTTCACAGCGCGGAAGCCCATACCTGGGCCTGGTTTACCCTGGGCTACGCGGGGGCGCTGGTGCTGTTTTTACTGTTTGTACTGTTTTTTATTGCCAACAATGTCGCAGTCGGGCGCACTTTTTTTCAGCTCGAGCTCATCGCCAATTCTTTTGGCCTTATCTTGCAGGCTTTCTGGGTCAATGTGGTTATTTTCTTGTTTGCCGGGTTTTTTTCCCTGATTTGGGGCCTGGTGGTGGCCATTGCCAAGCTGCTGCCCGGCAAACCCGCCCAGCCCATTCGCTTTATTGCTACCTTTTATACCGATGCTTTCCTGAGTCTGCCCTCCATCATCGTGATTTACTTGATTGGCTTTGGCCTGCCTCTCACCGGTATTGGCTTTTTCCGCAGCCTGCCCTTAGAGGCCCTAGCGGTGCTGGCCCTGACCCTGACCTACGGGGCCTATATGGCCGAGGTCTACCGGGCTGGTTTGGAAAGCATCCACCCCAGCCAGTGGGCCGCGGCCCGCAGCCTGGGTCTCTCCTACGGCCAGACCCTGCGCTTTGTGGTGGTGCCCCAGGCGGTGCGGCGCATCATCCCGCCCTTGCTCAACAACTTCATCGGTATGCAAAAAGACACCGCACTGGTGAATGTGGTGGGGGTGATCGATGCTTTCAACCAGGCCCGCATCATTGCCTCCAACGACTTCAACCTGTCTGCTGTGACCACCGTGGCCCTTCTTTTTATCCTCATCACCATCCCCCAGACCCGCCTGGTCGATCGGCTGGTGGAGCGCGACCGGGCCCGCTTTCGGCAGGGGTAG
- a CDS encoding ABC transporter substrate-binding protein, producing MKRLWIAGLVTLASLGLAQTKIGNCEVTGQKGQFPIRPVVAGQLTVQTNLPGPGFWNGDSPATIKDGFEYCLAANIAHRAGLDKVVVQNVAWDALIAGQTRNFDFALSQITITEARKRVVDFSRPYFSSDIGVLVRSADKAKFSGPASLKTARLGVQQATTAAKFLSDTLKHPQNLTRVFPDVAAGFTALRAGQIDAFIIDTSIVLSEAGKSGGALAVVGQFQTGENYGALFAKGNANRAQIDRILEALEKDGTLKKLSQTYLAKEWGIDPTTVPVWRP from the coding sequence GTGAAACGACTATGGATAGCAGGTCTAGTAACCCTCGCTTCGCTGGGCCTGGCCCAGACCAAAATTGGTAACTGCGAAGTTACCGGCCAGAAAGGGCAGTTTCCCATCCGTCCTGTCGTTGCAGGTCAGCTCACCGTGCAGACCAACCTGCCGGGGCCCGGTTTCTGGAATGGCGACAGCCCCGCCACCATCAAGGACGGCTTCGAGTACTGCCTGGCAGCCAACATTGCCCACCGCGCCGGGCTGGATAAAGTGGTGGTGCAGAATGTGGCCTGGGATGCTCTGATTGCCGGTCAGACCCGCAACTTCGACTTTGCGCTCTCGCAGATCACCATAACCGAGGCTCGCAAGCGGGTAGTAGACTTCTCCCGGCCCTACTTCTCCTCGGATATCGGGGTCTTGGTGCGGTCTGCCGACAAGGCTAAGTTTAGCGGCCCGGCCAGCCTCAAAACGGCCCGCTTAGGGGTGCAGCAGGCTACGACGGCGGCTAAGTTCCTGAGCGATACCCTCAAGCACCCCCAAAACCTGACCCGGGTCTTCCCCGATGTGGCGGCAGGTTTCACAGCGCTGCGGGCGGGGCAGATAGACGCCTTCATCATTGACACCTCGATTGTGCTGTCCGAGGCAGGCAAGTCGGGCGGGGCGTTGGCAGTGGTAGGCCAGTTCCAGACCGGCGAGAACTACGGAGCCCTTTTTGCCAAGGGCAACGCCAACCGGGCTCAGATTGACAGGATCTTGGAAGCGCTGGAAAAAGACGGCACCCTCAAAAAGCTTTCCCAGACATATCTTGCCAAGGAATGGGGCATTGACCCTACCACCGTGCCGGTCTGGCGGCCTTAG
- a CDS encoding amino acid ABC transporter ATP-binding protein — MSFLEVKNVVKRFGSNEVLRGLNLSVEEHQVVCLIGPSGCGKSTLLRCINGLEEIQGGEIRLHGDRITGPGVDLNALRRDVGIVFQSFNLFPHMSVLQNITLAPTQVLRMPQAEAQAKAMTLLKRIGLAHKAQAYPDQLSGGQQQRVAIVRALAMEPMLLLLDEITSALDPELVSEVLNLLRELAREGMTMVLATHEMGFAREVASKVCFMYEGVVHEEGPPQQIFSDPQRERTQQFLASIIEAGRL; from the coding sequence ATGAGCTTTTTAGAAGTTAAGAACGTGGTCAAGCGCTTTGGTTCCAACGAGGTGTTGCGGGGCCTTAACTTGAGTGTAGAGGAGCATCAGGTGGTCTGTTTGATTGGGCCCTCGGGCTGCGGTAAGTCCACCTTGCTGCGCTGCATTAATGGCCTCGAGGAAATCCAGGGAGGCGAGATTCGGCTTCACGGCGACCGCATCACCGGGCCGGGGGTAGACCTAAACGCGCTCAGGCGCGATGTGGGCATTGTGTTTCAGAGCTTCAACCTGTTTCCCCACATGAGCGTACTGCAAAACATCACCCTGGCCCCCACCCAGGTGCTGCGGATGCCCCAGGCCGAAGCCCAGGCCAAAGCCATGACCTTGCTCAAACGAATTGGTCTGGCGCACAAAGCCCAGGCCTACCCCGACCAGCTGTCGGGTGGGCAGCAACAGCGCGTGGCCATTGTGCGGGCGCTGGCCATGGAGCCCATGCTGCTCTTGCTGGACGAGATTACCTCGGCCCTCGACCCCGAGTTGGTCTCTGAGGTGCTGAACCTATTGCGTGAACTGGCCCGGGAGGGCATGACCATGGTTTTGGCCACGCATGAGATGGGCTTCGCCAGGGAAGTGGCCAGCAAGGTCTGCTTCATGTACGAGGGGGTGGTGCATGAAGAAGGGCCACCCCAGCAGATTTTTTCTGACCCGCAGCGCGAGCGCACCCAGCAGTTTTTGGCCAGCATCATCGAGGCCGGGCGTTTATAA
- the dnaB gene encoding replicative DNA helicase: MEGRVPPHNLDAEASVLGSVLLDSEVLDRLEGLLAADAFYKEAHRKIWEAMVALRARRDPVDLVTLSEQLRQSGELEHVGGLSYLVGLSEHTPTAAYADYYGRIVAEKWTLRKLIMAAGEAMKMAYDEEGSLEDILDTAGRKVLEVSTQGARSEFQSMKELVHETFEHIQLLYENKGQVDGIKSGFRELDGLIGGLTSGSLNIIAARPSMGKTSFALTIAQNVALRGEGAAVAIFSLEMPAVQLVTRMLCSEARIDMNRLRQGQLTDRDFSRLVDVAGRISEAAILIDDTSDMTLMELRARARRLHAQHKLGLIVIDYLQLMSGPGGSKNGGENRQQEIAQISRGLKGLARELNVPVIALSQLSRAVESRPNKRPMLSDLRESGSIEQDADLVMFIYRDEYYNPHSEKAGIAEIIVGKQRNGPTGTVELQFHAQHVRFNDLAKDEI; the protein is encoded by the coding sequence TTGGAGGGCCGCGTACCCCCGCATAACCTGGATGCCGAGGCCAGTGTGCTGGGCTCGGTGCTGCTGGATAGTGAGGTGCTGGATCGCCTCGAGGGTCTGCTGGCTGCCGATGCTTTTTACAAGGAAGCGCACCGCAAAATCTGGGAGGCTATGGTAGCGCTGCGGGCCCGGCGCGACCCGGTAGACCTGGTGACGCTCTCCGAGCAGCTTCGCCAGAGCGGAGAACTCGAGCATGTCGGCGGTCTGTCGTACCTGGTGGGGCTCTCGGAGCACACGCCCACGGCGGCCTATGCCGACTACTACGGGCGCATCGTGGCCGAGAAGTGGACGTTGCGCAAGCTGATTATGGCGGCAGGTGAGGCCATGAAGATGGCCTACGACGAGGAGGGGAGCCTGGAGGACATCCTCGACACTGCGGGCCGCAAGGTGCTCGAGGTCTCTACCCAGGGGGCCCGCTCCGAGTTTCAGAGCATGAAGGAACTGGTGCACGAGACCTTCGAGCACATTCAACTGCTGTACGAGAACAAGGGCCAGGTCGACGGTATCAAGAGCGGCTTCCGCGAGCTGGATGGTCTGATTGGTGGACTTACAAGCGGCTCGCTCAACATCATCGCGGCGCGGCCCAGCATGGGTAAAACCAGCTTTGCGCTGACCATCGCGCAAAACGTGGCCCTGCGGGGCGAAGGGGCCGCGGTGGCCATCTTCTCGCTCGAGATGCCGGCGGTGCAACTGGTGACCCGGATGCTTTGCTCCGAGGCCCGCATCGACATGAACCGCCTACGCCAGGGGCAGCTCACCGACCGCGATTTTTCCCGCCTGGTAGATGTAGCAGGCCGCATCTCCGAGGCCGCTATCCTGATCGACGACACCTCCGACATGACCCTGATGGAGCTGCGGGCCCGTGCCCGCCGCCTGCATGCCCAGCACAAGCTGGGGCTGATTGTGATTGACTACCTGCAACTGATGTCCGGCCCGGGCGGCAGCAAGAATGGCGGCGAGAACCGCCAGCAGGAAATTGCCCAAATTTCCCGGGGGCTCAAAGGACTGGCCCGCGAGCTCAACGTGCCGGTAATTGCCCTCTCGCAGCTCTCCCGGGCGGTGGAGTCGCGCCCCAACAAACGCCCCATGCTTTCCGACCTCAGGGAAAGCGGCTCCATCGAGCAAGACGCCGACCTGGTGATGTTCATCTACCGCGACGAATACTACAACCCCCACTCCGAAAAAGCCGGGATTGCCGAGATTATTGTGGGTAAGCAGCGCAACGGCCCCACCGGTACGGTAGAGCTCCAGTTTCATGCCCAGCACGTGCGCTTCAACGACCTGGCCAAAGACGAAATTTGA